The genomic segment TTTTTCTCCGGCCGGATATCCACCACGGCGTGCATGGTCCGCGGCGGACTCAACTCCAAGGCACCGTTGTTCAGTTCGCGGGAGATCGTCGTCGAACCAGAGCCAGCGCTGCCAGCCCGAAGAGGGCGAGCGCCGTCGGCTCGGGAATCGGCTTAATGTCAGATTGGCCGTTGCCAAATCCGGGGCCGAAGCCGCCGGTGTTGTCGAAGCTCGCGGCGAACGACCCGGTGAACGCGCCGCCGTAGTTGGCATCGAAGTCCAGGCCGATCAGCGTACCCGGTACGCCGTAGTAAGCCGGAATGGCCAGATCGCCGCCGGTCAGTTCAATCACGAATTCGAGGATATCGTAGTTCGCGGGCGTATCGCCAAAGCCAAAGGCCGCGACGGTCCCCGTGAGCAACGGATTGACCAGGCCGTACGTAATGCTGTTGAGCGTGACGCTGCCGGTGACGGAGAACGAGCCGCCCGGCGTGAGCACGCCGGTGTTGTCGACCAACGCGCTCAAGAAGAAGTTGTAACCCGGGGCCAGGATGGGATTGTTCGGAACGATGCCGTCGTCCATCTGCTGCGCGAAACCCTGCGCCGAGAACGTTTGGGTGCCCGCGTTGTAATCCACGTCGATGAAGCCGACGGTGATATCCGGCGGCGGAAGGAACGTCAGACCGAGCAACGAGGCATTCGCCTCAATTGCAATCGCCAGAACCAGAACAAAAGATGCAGCCCAATTGCGAACACGCATTATCAGTTTCCCCTCTAATCGAAACCTGTTCCGTGCGGTCAACCGGCGACCTTGTGTCTGACCGGCACCGCTGTAAGTCTTTCCACTCCAACCTTACGCGAATTATCCTAATTCATTTCGGATACGGCTGTCAAGTCACACAAGGCAAGTTATCTGGGCCGTCCGGCCGGATTCGCGTCACTGCCGGAGGTGGCTGGGTGTTGACACACAGAAACCATGGTATGTCCCTGTATGTGTATAATGAACATTAGACTGATTTACTCGTCCTGTTCACATGATACGGCAGGATTTGAGCCGCGCAGTTTGTGCCGAATATCGGGCCTGGCGCGATCGATGCGACAGCCCATGGATCTGGCTAAGTGAAGCCGAGATGAGCATTTACCTGCGGAACAGGCGTCTCGCCTGTGATTCACCCGCCGCGGCGGGTGCCACACCCTGTGAATCATTCTGCGGCTCCACTTAGGGCAGCAGAAGGTCCACGAATGGCGGGATATCCGCTTCGGTGACCAGCCCGTCGCCCGTCAGATCGCCGGCGCAATAGGCCACTCCAGGTTGTCCGTCTCCCATGAGCAATTGCACGAACGCAGCGATGTCCAATCCGGTTACCGAATCATCGCCGTCAATATCACCGCTGCCGGTTGCGAAGACGGTGACTTGAACGACGGCGCTCATCTCGGCACCGCACGCGCCAGTGACAACGCATTCGTAGTCGGCGGCTGTATCACCGGCCGTGGCGGGATTGATGGTCAAGGTGTCGGTGTCGGCGCCGGCGATGTTTCCGCCGTTCTGAATCGGCTCGCCGTTGCGCATCCATTGGAACGTCAGCGGCCCATCGCCGGTCGTGCTGGCGACGAGTTGGACGCTTGCACCGGCGCATGCAAGCGACTGTTCTGGTGCAACATCGACGGTCACGGGCGTCAACAAGTCGAGGGTCGCGGACGCGCTGATGAGGCTTCCGCAGGGGTTTGTAATCTCCACGTCGTAGTCGCCGGCATCGGCGGCGGTCACGGGATTCAGGACGAGCGCCGGCCCATGTTCGCCGGGAATGTTGACGCCGCCCTTGCGCCATTTGTAGGACAACGGAGCCATGCCGATCGCCGTGACATTGAATTGCACGGAATCGCCCTCGCAGGCCGCGCTGCTCTGCGGCTGCTGCGTGATCGCGGGACCGGTTGAGGCCGGCTCGCAGGCGTCAAGAACACCGTTGGCGTTGCAATCGTGATCGCCGTAGGCAGTCGGACCGGTGATGCGAAGCTGGAACTCACCGGCGGACGTGCTCCATCCGGTGACGCGAATCCAATAGGCGGAGCCGGCCGTTACGTTGAGCGTGACTTGAGAACCGGAGCCGCCGCCGCAAAAGTCGTCGTCGCACACAAGTTCGTTCACCGTCGTTCCGGGGCAGCCGTCGTGAACGGACAGGATGCTGTCGTAGGTGCTGCCGCAAAGCGAGATCGTGGCCGCGCCATTGGATGCGGGGTCGTAGCGGAACCAGAGATCAGGCGGGGTCGCGCCGGTCTGATTGCAGGTGTCCTCGCCGTTGCTGGCAGCGCCGATGGTTGAGCCGGTGTAGGTCACACCGGGCAGGACGCGCATGGCTTGTGGGCAGTCGTCGGCGGCGATGACGCCGGCGGCCAGGTCGCACGAGTCGATGACGTTGTTGGCGTCGCAGTCCTGACCGGCGATTTCGCAGAGATCGACTACGCCGTTGACGTCGCAGTCGGTTCCGCCCGGTTCGCAGGTGTCCACGATGTTGTTGTTGTTGCAGTCTCGCTCGGGGTGGTCGATCAGCTCACACGCGTCGATTACGGTGTTATGGTTGCAGTCGTTGCCTTCCAGTTCGCAGGCGTCCAGCGTGTTGTTGCCGTTGCAGTCGAGCGCGGGGTTGGCGGCCAGTTCGCACACGTCGAGCAACTGATTGCCGTTGCAGTCGTTTCCTTCCAACTCCGTGATGTCCTCGACCATGTTGCCGTTGCAGTCGACGCCGGAGGGATCGATCGTGGCGGAAAACATGCCGCGGCCATGGGTGATGGCAATGAGCGTGTTGCTGCCCTTGAAGACCAGCTCGTCGACGGCGACGTTGGCCGGTCCGTCGTTGGAGCTGGACCACGTCTCGCCGTAATCGGTGGAAGCGAAGACGCCGATATCGGTGCCGACGTAGAGCCAGCCGAGCAGGGCGGGGTGTAATACAATTGTATCAACCGGCGCGCGCGGCAGCGTCTGCGGGTCGCCCGGCTGGCCGGGGCCGGTGATCTTCGTCCAATTCGTGCCGCCGTCGGTGGTCTTCCACAGGTTGTCGGCCTCGTAGCCGGAGAAGCCGACATAGACGCGGTCGTGATTCGACGGGTCGATGGCAATGCGCTTGCAGGTGCGGTTGGGGAGTTCGGGTGTGTTGGTATCGACGCGCGTCCAAGTGGGGCTGGCGTCGGTTCCGTTGGTGGTCTTGTACACGTTCCCGTTGTTGTGCCCGACCCAGATCAGGTCGGAGTTGCCCACGGCGACGGCAATGGCCGAGACGTTGCTGCCGATGGACGGCTTGATGATGAACCAATCCGGCGGGGAGTTCTTGACGTTGTTTGATCGCCAGAGATTGGCCGCGCCGCCCAGCAGCCGATCCGAGTTGTTCGGGTCGAGGATGAACGGCGCGATGAAGTTGGCCGCGCCGCTGCTGGCGTCGGTGAGCGGATTGGGTCCGCCGGCATAAATGGAACTGGACGAAAGACCGGCATTGGTGCTGCGGTGGATGCGTAGATACACGTACTCGCCGTAGAAGTAATTCGGGTCGTTCTGATCCGCCGCGCAAAACCCGCCGTCGCCGCCGAACATGGCGGTCCAATTGAAGGAACCTGCCGTGCGGAGCGTGCCGTTGTCCTGCGTGCCGCCGACCAGGACGCCGGTGCTGTTGTTGACCGCGCCGCCGTAGAACTGGGTGATGGCGAGATTGTTGTTGAGGGCGATCCAGCCGGTCGTGCCGGCGACGGTGTAGACGTTGTCGGTGCGATAGATGCCGCCGTCGTTTCCGAAATAGACGGTGCGATTGGACGTGCCGTTGAAGCCCGGATGCTCGACGATGACATGATGGTCGGCGTGCGCCGAGAGCGGCGCGCTGGCCCACTGGCTGATGCGCGTGAGGCTGCTGCCGCCGTTCGTGCTGCGCCAGGCATCGGGCCCGCCGCCGAGGACGATGGTGTTCGAATTGGTCGGATCGACCCAGATGGCGTTGTCGTACCAGCCCTGATTGCCGAGATAATTCGTCCCGGTGTTGCGCAGGGTGTAACTCTGTCCGCCGTTGGTGGATCGCCAGACTTCGCCGCCGTTGCGGTTGACGCTGGCGTAGACGGTGTTCGGCGAACCGCGCGCGTAGGCGACTTCGACGCGGCCGCCGCCGGACGTAATTCCCTGGGCTGTTTGCCAGGTCACGCCGCCGTCGGTGGAGTAGATCGCTGTTCCGGCGTTCGTGCCGGCGACGGCGCGGTTGCCGTCGGTCGGGTGAAAGCGCACGTCGTTGGTGCGATCGGGGAAGACCTCGGTCCAGCTTGTGCCGCCGTTGGTGGTGCGGAAGATTTTCTGTTTCGTGGCGACGAGCATGATCTGATTGCTCGCCGGGCTGATGGCGATGCGATTGACGTAGCCCCACGGGTCCTGCGTCGGGTCGGGGTTGGTGGGGATGGTGCTGGGAATCTGCGCCCACGTGACGCCGCCGTCGACGGATTTGAGAATGCCTGCACCGGGCAGCGAGTCGATGTTGCCGAAGCCCTCGCCCGTGCCGGCGTAGAGCACATCCGGGTCGGTCGGGTCCAGCGCCATGCAGCCGATCGGCAACGACGGGAGGAAGTCATCCATGAAATCCCAATGCGCGCCGGCATTGGTGGTCTTCCACACGCCGCCCGCCACGCCGCCGACCCACATGATCTCCGGCGTGGTCGGATGAATGAGTATGGAGCGGATGCGTCCGCCGATGTTGCCGGGGCCAAGTTCCGTCCAGCTCATGCTGTCGATGCCGGCGTTACGCGGCGCGCCGGCGAGTGAGCGACGTTTGTCTTCCACCGCACGGAGCAGGGCGTTGGGCGGAATCTTTCCGTTCTCGCTCAATCGCTCGCGATAGCGGAATTCCATCGCCTCGCCCGGGTGATCGGGCCGCTCGCCGACGACCTTCTTCACGCGCGGAATGCGCAGCGGCAATGCGTGCCCGGTTGGGTTCGCCGGGGCGACCGAATCAGCCGTGGCGAGTCGGGCGTCGACCGCCGCCGGTCCGCTTGGATCGGCCGAGGGCGCGCGCAGCGCGGCGCAGCCGGTGAGCACGGCCGGGATGAGGGCGAGAAGGACGGCAAGGCGCGAATCGGCCGGTCGATTCATCATCGGTGGGGTCCTGGGGGTCGTGCGATGGTCGCGGAAGGTCCACTCCACCCGCGAGGCGATCTGTCTGAATTGTACCACGAAAGGCGTGTCGAACGGACACCGCGGTCAACAAAAAAAGCCCCCGGCGGGCTACCGGGGGCTTTGGCGATTGCCGCGTCGCCTCTTACGCCTGGACCAGCACCTCGAATCCGCCGCAGGACATGCGCTTGCAGTCGAACGGCATCTTCTTCGGGTCCATCATCTTGGCCAGGCGCGGGTCTTTCATCACCTTCGCGTTGACCTGGTCGCGATGCTTGCGCGACTTGTAGACAATCCACGAAAAGAAGATCGTCTCGCCGGCCTTGGGCTTGATCACCTTCGGAAACGGAATGCCCCACTTCACGTTCAGGTCTTCGCCGACGCACTCGCAGTAATCCAGCGCGCCGTGATCCTTCCACACCTTGCAGGCCAGCTTGGCGATCTTCTCATACGCCTTCACGTTCTTCTTCGGCACCGGCAGGACAAATCCATCGACGTACGGCATGGCGGGTGGCTCCTTTTTTACGGGTTGGTTGGTGTTTCAGGGTGCGTCGAGGACGCACTCTACGATTCAGACTCCCAGCTTTCCGCGCACGCGGTCGGCGGGATACTTCACGGCGTTCTTGATCATCTTCTCGCGCACGGCGTCGGACACGTCGATGCCCATCGCGTTCGCGAACGAGAGGGCGTAACAGAATATATCCGCCAGTTCCTCGCGGACGTTCTGCAGGTCGGCCTCGGACAGGTCGCGCGCGGCGGCGGGCGAGAGCCACTGAAAATGCTCCATCAGCTCGGCCGTCTCGATGGCGATGGACATGGCGAGGTTCTTGGGCGTGTGAAACTGCTGCCAGTCGCGCTCGTCGACAAAGCGGCGAAGGGCGTCTCGCAGTTCAGCGACGGTTGTCGTTTTGTCGGGCATGGGCGGCTCCGGGCGGGTACGAGAGCAGTCTAACCCGTGGCCGCACCGGTTGGAAACCAGGTACTGGTAGCGAATGCGTTCCTATCCGAGCCGCAACCGTGAGGGAGCGGGTTTGGGACGGCCAAAAGTATGGAACCCGCTTGCTTACGCGCGCGACTCGGTTCAAACGCTACCAGCGGCGTAGGTCGGGTCAGCAGACCCGATTCCCAAACTCACGGCACAAAATCCTCGCCGCGGGCTTCGATCAGCCGGCGATACAAGTCGGCCGATGCCTTCGGCGTCAGACCGCGCGAGGCCGGCTCGAATCCGAACAGGCCGAACTTCGGCCGATAGCCGTCCATCCATTCATAGTTGTCGCACAGGCTCCAGAAGAAATAGCCGAACACGGGGTAGCCCCGGTCGATCGCCTCCTGCACGGCTGCGAGATGCGTCACGAGATAAACGGGCCGGCGGTCATCGCGGTCATCGGCGATGCCGTTCTCCATGATGGCCATTGGCTTGCCGTAGCGAGCGAACATCTCGGCGAGCGCCTCGGTGAGACCTTGCGGATAAATCTCGATGCCCAGGTCGCTGTAACCGGAGGACGCGCCCGGCTCGCGATTGGCCGCGCCTTCGACGGTGGCCTGCTGGCGGCCGTAGTAGGTGAAGCCGACGATATCGACTTCGTCCACGACGCCGTCGAGATGGGCGTAGCTTCCTTCGCGGAGGAAGTTCACGAACAGGCCCAGCGGGTCGAGCGGGCTTTGATGCCAGGCTGTGCGGATGTCGATGCTGATGATCCGTGCGGCCGGGGCGGCAGGGGCGGCGTGTGTCGCGTGAATGGCACGGATGATCCGCACGGCGACGAGAAAGGCGTCGATGGTGGCGGCGCGGTTGGCGTCGTTCAGATCAAACCGCCATTCGGCGAAGGGGGGGAAATCGCCCACGACGAACCCCGCGAGTGACTGAATATTCGGCTCGTTCATCGGCGCGAAGAGATTGCAGTGCGGCGCGAGCGCGGCGGCCAGACGCGAAACGTACTCCACCCAGTGCGTCGCGGCATCGGGGTGCAGCCAGCCGTGCCGCTCGGGACGGTCCAGGTCGGTGAGCCAGTCGGGGAACGTCCAGTGCCACAAGCAAGGCACCGGCTCGATGCCGGCCTCGCGCAGCCGGCGGGCGAAGTCGGCGTAGTGGTCGATGGCGGCCTGGTTGAACGCGCCGGGCCGCGGCTCGACGCGCGCCCACTCGATGCCGAAGCGGTAGTGCGTCGCGCCCAGCCAGGTCAACGCGTCGATGTCGCGCTGTGTCTCACTGAAAGCATAGGCCGCGTCGCCCTTGGCGTGCGGAATCCTGCCGGCCTCGAAGGCGAGATCCCAGTCGGTGCGAAAGCAGTCGGCGGCGAGCGGCTCGCAGGCGGGGTCTTCGTTCTGGTAGGCGGCCGTGGAGACGCCGTAGGCGATGTCGGGCACGCGCAGGCTGGCGGGCATCGGCGGCAGCACCGCCGGCGGCGCGGGGGCGCAGGCGGCCAGAGCAAGGCAGGACAGGAACGCCACGAATAGTTGAGGCAGGTTTCGCTTGATCATGAAGAATTGCGTCGTTATGCTACACATCGGGTCGTGGAATCTCGGGCGGAAGGTTGGTCGCGCGCCGTTTGTTCGGCACCGGGCCGGACATTGTATCAGCGAACATTGTATCAGCATTGAATCGGAGATTCAGTCGGGCCTTCTCAAACACTTTCAAAGGAGTTGCGCATGGCACGCGGTTTGGTTCAGTGGGCATCCTTGTTGACGCTGGGAATGCTGGTGGTTGGGTGCTCGGAATACCGAACGGTGGACATCCACGATGTCCAGATCGTCATGACAGAAGACGGCAGGGTCGTACGTGTCGTTGGTAAAGGTTTTACAGCCTATCAGGAAGTCATCGAACGATCACCCAACGTTAAGTCGGTTACGCGCATGACCGACTTAAAGGGTGACCGTGAGCCAAACGAGTTCTCGATCTCGCCCGACGGCCAATCGCTTGTGTACGCCGCTATGGAGTTGAAGTCTCGTCCGTACTATTGGAATCTGTATCGGATTTCAACAAGCGGTAGTGCTGGTGTCACCAACGTCACGAACGGGCGCTATTATGACCTCCAGCCAACATTTGATCCTACCGGACAATTCGTTTTCTTTGCCAGCAACCGCAGTTCGCCGCTCTTAAAAGTTTGCCGGGTCGCGTTGACGGGGGCGGGCGGAATTACACGAATCACGCAGTCGGATTCCGACGATCGCTGGCCAGACGTGACCCCTGACGGGAAGGAGATTTATTACAGCTCGCGCCCGATGAATGCAATGGATATGCAAATTTGGCGGGCAACCATCGTCGGAAACCTCCCGACGCAGCTTCGCGAAGGGTGGCGTCCACGTCTCTCGCCAGACGGCAGCAAAGTCCTTTATTGTGCAAAAGACCTAAAATCGGAATTGTCGAAGATATGGGTTATGGGTGTGGATGGTACGAATCAAACTGAATTCATCGCCGACCCCAAGGCAGACGAACGCGATCCTGCCTGGTCCCCGGACGGCTCGAAGATCGTCTTCGCCTCCAACGCCGGCAAAGACTCTAATGGCTGGAAGAATTACGACATCTGGATCATGAACGCGGACGGGTCGAGCATCACGCAATTGACCACGAACGGGTCGGCCGATCTCGCGCCGGAGTTCAGTCCTGATGGAAAGCACATCTACTTCCTTTCCAATCGCGGGTTCTTCTGGGATATCTGGCGAATGGAGATTGCAGAGGATCCTGCTTCAGCCGCATCCCCCCAGGCATGACGCCGCGTTCAATCTACGGGGCACTTACGTTCGCCCGGCGGCTTTGATGAACGCCGCGACGCGCGCCCGGTCCAGCGGCGCGGTTGTGCGACCGCCCTTTTTCAGCGCCGTGCCGACGATCACCGCGTCGGCGGCGCGGAGCGATTCGCGCACGGTGGCGGCCGTGACGCCGGAGCCGATCCAGATCGGCAGGCCGTGGGCGGCTTCGCGAACGCGACGAAGGGCGGCGAGGTCGGTCGGCTTGCCCGTGCCCGAGCCGCTCAAGATGATCGCATCGGCCCCGGCGCGGGTTGCGGTCTCCTCGACGGCCAGCGCGAGATCGGGCTGGCTGATCGGCGTCGCGTGCTTGACATGCACATCGGCGGCGATGGCGACATGCGGCGCGACGGCCGCGCGGCGCGCGAGCAATTCGTTCGCGTTGCCGGTGATGATGCCCTGATCGGTCGCGTAAGCCCCGCTCAACACATTGACGCGAATGAAAGCGGCGCCGGTGACGGCGGCGACGGCCAGCGCGCCCAGCCCGTCGTTTCGCAGGACGTTCACACCAACGGGGACCTTCACGGCGCGGACGACGTGATCGACCACGGCGGCCATCGCCGCGATCGTCTCGGGCGGAACCCGCGAGGCGGCGAAAGGCGCATCGCCGAAGTTCTCGACGATGAGGGCGTCAAACCCGGCGCGGGCCAGGCGCGTCGCCTCGGCGATGGCATGTCTGATCATCGCGTCGAGCGGTCGCGCCGCGCTGCGCGGCGTCACCCCGTAACCGGCCGATCCCGGCAGCGGGGGCAGGTGAACCATGCCGATCAATCGCAGCTTGCGCAGTGCGGCGGTGGGGGAGTCAGTCTTTTGATTTGGCATGTCGATTTGCGGGTTCGCGGGATTGGGTGCCTTTGGCGGCGGTCTCGGTTTTGCGTGCGGTGGCGGTGACGGGCGGGCCTGCGCGATAAAAGCAGCACGGGGCGAGTCGCCGGGCCTTGGCCTCGTTCACGGTGATTTCGCTCGGCTCGTTCAGATGCACTTCGTGCGGACAATCGGTCGGATGATAGTGCCGGGCGTATTGACCAGTCAGCACGCGCGCCTGCCCGGCCAGACCGTCCAGACGCCGCCAGATGCCGCGGCCTTCGCTCCAGGCGAGGTGCTCGCGCGCGAGATAGTCATCTGTCTTGGTGCAGGGTCGGTCCCGGTCGACCCACGCCAGCCCCTTTTCAATCAGCTCGCCTCCGAGGTCGATGCGATTCGGCCCGGCCGCGACGTAGAGCAGCAACTGTCCGTTCTCGTTGCGAAGCTCGGGCCGGCTGGCGGGGCCGTCCCACGATTGCTCGCACTTGCGGGATTTGACAAGTTTCTCAATATGCGCGACGGCTTCGGCCGCCAGCGGTTGCCGATCCTCCGGGCAGCAGACGCCCAGCAGGTGGACCTTCTCGCCGTCGTCCAGCACCATCGCTCCGCCGGGCAGAACCTGGCGCACCGTCATCTGCCGCACCGGGTCGATCAACGAGCGCGCCCCGTCGCTTGTTGATTTGCCATTCCGCGACCGGTCGGCCGGCTGACTGGCGGCGTTCTTCCCGCGGCCCGATTTCTTCTCGTGCGCAGGTTCGTCCTTCGGCGACGGCGGTAGGGGGGCCGTGGCATCCTTCTCCTCGCGCGCTTTGCCGGCGGCCATGCGTCGCTCGCACGTTCTGCACAGGCGGCGACCCTGCTCCTCGGCGTCGGCGGCGGACTTAAAGGGAATGCGGTTTTCGGCGATGATCTTTTTCCCGGAGGGGCAGGCCGCGTCGGTGTGGAAAACCTTGCTGTCTTTGGATCCGTAACACGTGCCCTCCTCGGCGTGCGCGACGAGCGGGAACAGGCCGAGCGATCCGAGCAGGATCACGAGTGCATTGCGCGTGATAACAGGGCTTCGACGTGGCACGCGCGGCAGTGTATCACGAGGATGCCGCAGGAATCAATCGGGTCAGCGACCGCGCCGACTAAGTGAAGCCGCCATGAGCATTCACCTGTGGCACCGGCGTCTCACCTGTGATTCGCCCGCCGCGGCGGGTGCCACACCGATGAATCATTCTGCGGCTCCACTTAGCTTCCCGCCTTGCGAAAAACGGCGACCACGTCCTCGACCGGCACGACGTAGAGCTGATTGTCCCCCTCGAAATCGACCGGAATCGCGTGTTTCGGGTTGAACAGCACCTTGTCGTATTGCTTGATGGGATAATCGTTGTCGGCGGCGACTTGTGCCGAGATCGCGACGATCCGCCCGGTGATCGTCGGTATCTCGATGTTGTCGGGCAACTGGATGCCGCCCTTGGTGGTCTTTTTGTCGGCGTCCTTGCGGATGAGCACCCGCTTGCCCATCGGCTCGACGGTTTCGAGTTTCACGCGCGAAGCGGCTTTGGCGTCACTCATGTTTTTCTCGCTGGCTCGGGACCGGAACCGCGCGGGTTATTTCGTGTACTCCCGCAGGAAGCCCTCAAACGCCCGGCGGTGTTCCTCTTCGTCTCCCATGATCGTGATCGCGAGGTCTTGCGTCACGTAGTCGCGCTCTTCGCAGAGCTTGATGATCTCCAGGTACAGATTGCAGGCGTCGTTCTCCGCCTGGATCACGCCCTTGATCACGCTGACGACGTCCGTCGTATCGGCCGGGGGCTGCATGTACGATTGCTTGAACTTCAACTCGAGCGAGCCGGGAACCTTGCCGCCGATCGTCTTGATCCGGTTGCCCAGCAGGGTGCCGTGGTTCAGCTCCTCGGTGATATCAGCCTTCAACGCCTCTTTGATCTTCTCGGCGCGGACGCCGTCAAGGTGGATGCTGTTGGCGACGTAGTTCAGAACGGTCTCCATCTCCTTGGTGTAGGCCAGTTGCAGCTTCTCGATGATGTCGTGGTTGGACATGGCGATGGCTCCCTTCTTGTTGTGCAACCCTTCCTGCGGCCGATTCGAATGGCGCTTCAGCGAGATTGTAAGTACGCCGGAAGGAGGTGGCAATAATGTCGCGCCGCGCGGGCGTCCGTGAATCAATTCGCTCCGACCCGTGCCGGCGGTGTTGGGCAAAAAGAAATAGCAACTGTGTGATTTCAATCCGATATTCGATTCGGCTGGAGCAGGTTCCGCGCGGACGTCTCGCGCGGATAAGGGGAGGCTCAACCGCTTCGCGCGGTGGGCGCGCGCCGCCGCGCGCAAGCAGGGGGGATGTGCCATGTTGTTTGACGAACCCATTCCGCTGGATGACTCGGACGATCCGAACGCACCCATCCCGCTCGAAGATGCGCCCGAGCATTCCGCGATCATCGTGCCCGAATCGAAGCGCGCCACATCGGTGCGCTGCCGTCGACGCGATGTACGACGCAGCCAGGGAAGCGCGATGCTTTGCTTCTCACATGAAACCGGCAGCGGCCGCGTCGATAACGCCGAGTGCCCCGTGCTGAACATCTCCAAGACCGGCGTCGCCATTGTCTTCGATCACGATGTCTGCGTGGGCACCTCGGCCTCGATCGCCTACCGCAGCATCAGCGGCCGACCGGTTCATCGCGGCGTGACGGTGCGACAGTGCCGGCCGCGCGACGACGGATATTTCGAGCTGGGGCTGCAATTCGACCGACCGCTGCAATTTGATGAAGCACGTCCCGCACGTCACGGACCGGGCCGTGAAGTCGCGCCGGGAATCCGGGCACGCAAGCTCAAACCATCGTCGGGCGATTGACGACCGCCCGGACCCTGCGTACCGTGTGGGCCGCGGTGTCTGGCGCGGGAGACCCAGGACTTGATTAGAAAGTTCAGTGCGGCCGTCCGGTTGATGCGGCCTGCGCAATGGATCAAGAACGTGTTCGTCTTCGGCGCGCTGGTGTTTGGTCCGCGCCGGAACGATCCGCAGGCGATTTTGCTGGCCTGCGCGGCCTTCGGCATTTTTTGTCTGCTTGCGGCATCCGTTTACGCCCTGAATGATCTTCTGGATCGGCGCGAGGATGCGGTGCACCCGA from the Planctomycetia bacterium genome contains:
- a CDS encoding PD40 domain-containing protein, with the protein product MARGLVQWASLLTLGMLVVGCSEYRTVDIHDVQIVMTEDGRVVRVVGKGFTAYQEVIERSPNVKSVTRMTDLKGDREPNEFSISPDGQSLVYAAMELKSRPYYWNLYRISTSGSAGVTNVTNGRYYDLQPTFDPTGQFVFFASNRSSPLLKVCRVALTGAGGITRITQSDSDDRWPDVTPDGKEIYYSSRPMNAMDMQIWRATIVGNLPTQLREGWRPRLSPDGSKVLYCAKDLKSELSKIWVMGVDGTNQTEFIADPKADERDPAWSPDGSKIVFASNAGKDSNGWKNYDIWIMNADGSSITQLTTNGSADLAPEFSPDGKHIYFLSNRGFFWDIWRMEIAEDPASAASPQA
- a CDS encoding co-chaperone GroES yields the protein MSDAKAASRVKLETVEPMGKRVLIRKDADKKTTKGGIQLPDNIEIPTITGRIVAISAQVAADNDYPIKQYDKVLFNPKHAIPVDFEGDNQLYVVPVEDVVAVFRKAGS
- a CDS encoding PilZ domain-containing protein; this encodes MLFDEPIPLDDSDDPNAPIPLEDAPEHSAIIVPESKRATSVRCRRRDVRRSQGSAMLCFSHETGSGRVDNAECPVLNISKTGVAIVFDHDVCVGTSASIAYRSISGRPVHRGVTVRQCRPRDDGYFELGLQFDRPLQFDEARPARHGPGREVAPGIRARKLKPSSGD
- a CDS encoding PEP-CTERM sorting domain-containing protein; the protein is MRVRNWAASFVLVLAIAIEANASLLGLTFLPPPDITVGFIDVDYNAGTQTFSAQGFAQQMDDGIVPNNPILAPGYNFFLSALVDNTGVLTPGGSFSVTGSVTLNSITYGLVNPLLTGTVAAFGFGDTPANYDILEFVIELTGGDLAIPAYYGVPGTLIGLDFDANYGGAFTGSFAASFDNTGGFGPGFGNGQSDIKPIPEPTALALFGLAALALVRRRSPAN
- a CDS encoding glycoside hydrolase family 1 protein, whose amino-acid sequence is MIKRNLPQLFVAFLSCLALAACAPAPPAVLPPMPASLRVPDIAYGVSTAAYQNEDPACEPLAADCFRTDWDLAFEAGRIPHAKGDAAYAFSETQRDIDALTWLGATHYRFGIEWARVEPRPGAFNQAAIDHYADFARRLREAGIEPVPCLWHWTFPDWLTDLDRPERHGWLHPDAATHWVEYVSRLAAALAPHCNLFAPMNEPNIQSLAGFVVGDFPPFAEWRFDLNDANRAATIDAFLVAVRIIRAIHATHAAPAAPAARIISIDIRTAWHQSPLDPLGLFVNFLREGSYAHLDGVVDEVDIVGFTYYGRQQATVEGAANREPGASSGYSDLGIEIYPQGLTEALAEMFARYGKPMAIMENGIADDRDDRRPVYLVTHLAAVQEAIDRGYPVFGYFFWSLCDNYEWMDGYRPKFGLFGFEPASRGLTPKASADLYRRLIEARGEDFVP
- a CDS encoding BtpA/SgcQ family protein yields the protein MPNQKTDSPTAALRKLRLIGMVHLPPLPGSAGYGVTPRSAARPLDAMIRHAIAEATRLARAGFDALIVENFGDAPFAASRVPPETIAAMAAVVDHVVRAVKVPVGVNVLRNDGLGALAVAAVTGAAFIRVNVLSGAYATDQGIITGNANELLARRAAVAPHVAIAADVHVKHATPISQPDLALAVEETATRAGADAIILSGSGTGKPTDLAALRRVREAAHGLPIWIGSGVTAATVRESLRAADAVIVGTALKKGGRTTAPLDRARVAAFIKAAGRT
- a CDS encoding DUF1428 domain-containing protein; translation: MPYVDGFVLPVPKKNVKAYEKIAKLACKVWKDHGALDYCECVGEDLNVKWGIPFPKVIKPKAGETIFFSWIVYKSRKHRDQVNAKVMKDPRLAKMMDPKKMPFDCKRMSCGGFEVLVQA
- a CDS encoding thermonuclease family protein; translated protein: MILLGSLGLFPLVAHAEEGTCYGSKDSKVFHTDAACPSGKKIIAENRIPFKSAADAEEQGRRLCRTCERRMAAGKAREEKDATAPLPPSPKDEPAHEKKSGRGKNAASQPADRSRNGKSTSDGARSLIDPVRQMTVRQVLPGGAMVLDDGEKVHLLGVCCPEDRQPLAAEAVAHIEKLVKSRKCEQSWDGPASRPELRNENGQLLLYVAAGPNRIDLGGELIEKGLAWVDRDRPCTKTDDYLAREHLAWSEGRGIWRRLDGLAGQARVLTGQYARHYHPTDCPHEVHLNEPSEITVNEAKARRLAPCCFYRAGPPVTATARKTETAAKGTQSREPANRHAKSKD
- a CDS encoding rubrerythrin, whose protein sequence is MSNHDIIEKLQLAYTKEMETVLNYVANSIHLDGVRAEKIKEALKADITEELNHGTLLGNRIKTIGGKVPGSLELKFKQSYMQPPADTTDVVSVIKGVIQAENDACNLYLEIIKLCEERDYVTQDLAITIMGDEEEHRRAFEGFLREYTK
- a CDS encoding nucleotide pyrophosphohydrolase, which translates into the protein MPDKTTTVAELRDALRRFVDERDWQQFHTPKNLAMSIAIETAELMEHFQWLSPAAARDLSEADLQNVREELADIFCYALSFANAMGIDVSDAVREKMIKNAVKYPADRVRGKLGV